A window from Cryptomeria japonica chromosome 1, Sugi_1.0, whole genome shotgun sequence encodes these proteins:
- the LOC131858129 gene encoding E3 ubiquitin-protein ligase RDUF1-like encodes MQDKIENISTNNTQVDNAALRQQVMEAIDLILRPQTDLDNIADTIFRAQTSLSLLIQSDTEDVELSQVELPSDRDDVEKLTQIIIAGHHVNAESECSICTEPFQVGDDARQMPCHESYIFHARCLVQWLERRNTCPICRTRLLCPINGSPDYESEEFITSTTSIIMLVGGLVMGILKLRGCECI; translated from the coding sequence ATGCaggacaaaattgaaaacataagtaCCAACAACACACAAGTAGATAACGCGGCTCTTCGCCAGCAAGTAATGGAGGCTATAGACCTTATATTGAGGCCACAAACAGACCTTGATAACATTGCAGACACTATTTTTAGGGCACAAACTTCATTATCCCTCCTTATCCAATCTGATACAGAGGATGTTGAGTTATCGCAAGTTGAGTTGCCATCTGATAGAGACGATGTGGAGAAGCTAACTCAAATAATAATTGCAGGTCATCATGTTAACGCAGAATCAGAGTGTTCGATTTGCACCGAGCCTTTCCAAGTCGGGGATGATGCTCGACAGATGCCTTGTCATGAATCTTACATATTCCATGCTCGCTGCCTTGTTCAATGGCTGGAAAGGCGTAATACTTGTCCCATCTGTAGAACTCGCTTGCTCTGTCCGATAAATGGAAGTCCAGACTATGAGAGCGAGGAATTTATCACATCCACAACCTCTATTATAATGCTAGTAGGAGGTTTAGTAATGGGTATTTTAAAATTACGAGGATGTGAatgcatttga